Proteins from one Myxococcus stipitatus genomic window:
- a CDS encoding double-CXXCG motif protein gives MRYYELAPIFDASATRWRWNLDAKRRWGLPGTECPRCHAAPLAIALSYPSVDLSGLPEEREYRKARFSPWDEYVRLRDRVLPLLPSGAVVEPGIGMGPLVGRVRGRPSPIAMDVAWHFFAQPEGVERLLAAGLRGIDPVPTETKSARDVPPLLELELQLGGDYVPECRPVLADEPCLVCGFQPRSDSLVDAEWLDASAMPAADVFRFRWNPAMTVASERFVEVLRSMGDTGIQVKELQVGRPAEAGAPL, from the coding sequence ATGCGCTACTACGAGTTGGCCCCCATCTTCGACGCCTCTGCCACACGCTGGCGATGGAACCTTGACGCGAAGAGGCGCTGGGGGCTGCCGGGAACCGAGTGCCCACGGTGTCACGCAGCCCCACTGGCCATCGCGCTCAGCTACCCGAGCGTCGACCTGTCCGGGTTGCCAGAGGAGCGGGAGTACCGGAAGGCACGGTTCTCCCCATGGGACGAGTACGTCCGGCTCCGTGACCGCGTGCTGCCGCTCCTCCCGTCGGGTGCCGTCGTGGAACCGGGGATTGGGATGGGGCCGCTGGTGGGGCGCGTCCGTGGGCGTCCGTCGCCTATCGCGATGGATGTGGCGTGGCACTTCTTCGCCCAGCCCGAGGGCGTGGAGCGGCTCCTCGCGGCCGGGCTGCGCGGCATCGACCCGGTGCCGACCGAGACGAAGTCCGCGCGCGACGTCCCACCGCTGCTGGAGCTTGAGCTCCAGCTCGGCGGCGACTATGTGCCGGAGTGCCGCCCGGTACTGGCGGACGAGCCCTGCCTGGTGTGCGGTTTCCAGCCGAGGTCGGATTCCCTGGTGGATGCGGAGTGGCTCGACGCGAGCGCGATGCCGGCGGCGGACGTCTTCCGGTTCCGCTGGAACCCCGCCATGACGGTCGCGAGCGAGCGCTTCGTCGAGGTGCTGCGCAGCATGGGCGACACCGGCATCCAGGTGAAGGAGTTGCAGGTGGGGCGGCCAGCCGAGGCTGGAGCCCCGCTGTAG